Part of the Nitrospirae bacterium CG2_30_53_67 genome is shown below.
CATGATTGCGGTATCCCTCATCGGCATCCTCATCAGGGCCTACCGTTGGAAATTCATCATGAACCCCCTCCACCGGGCATCCATGTCGAACCTTTTCTCCGCCACCATGGTAGGCTTCATGGCCATTGACCTCCTCCCCGCCAGGATCGGAGAGATCATCCGGGCCCACCTGATCGGGGATAAGGAAGGGATCTCCAAAAGCGCCGCCTTCGGCACGATTGTGGTGGAGAGACTCTTCGACATCTTTACCGTCCTGGTGATCCTATCATGGATCCTGGTCATGGTCTCCCTTCCCGGAAGCCGGATCCAAGGGATCTACGTCAAGGCCCTCCGCGGAGCGGCCGTTGTCTTCTTCCCGGTATTCATTGCCTTCATCTGTTTTCTCATCCTGATCATGAAGAAGACCCAGGCGGCCATATCCTGGGCCCGAATAGGCCTCCGGCCGTTACCGGAATCATGGAGGAACAAGATCCTCACGATGTTAAACTCTTTTGTCTCCGGACTCGGCGCCATCCGCATGGGTGTGCACCTCATCCCCATCATCTTCTATTCTCTATTGATGTGGGGCCTATACGGCATGGGGAACGAACTCATCCTTAAGGCCTTCCAGATCGATCTCCCGGTCTATGCCTCTTTCTATCTCCTTGTGGTCCAGGCGGTAGCGGTGGCCGTCCCGGCCTCCCCGGGATTTGTAGGCACCTATCATGCGGCCGTGGTCGCGGGGCTGGCCGCTTTTCAGATTCCCAAGGAGGCCGCCCTCAGCTTTGCGATCCTTTCCCATTTTCTCATATTCGTCCCTGTCATCCTGTGCGGGCTGCTCCTGGTATGGAAGGACCGCCTCTCTCTCCGGTCCCTGAAGACCGATGCCGGCAATGACTAACTCGTCCTCAGCGCCTCTACGATATTCATGCGGGAGGCCCGGACCGCGGGGAGGAGACCGCCGGCAAGGCCCATGATCAGCGAAAAACCCAGGGACTTATAGACGATTTCGAAGGTCAGAGAGAAGCTGAAGGCCAGTTCGGAAAACGTCTGGAAGTTCATGGTGGAGATGGTAAAAAGCTGGAGGAATGAAGCAAGGAAGAGGCCTGCGCATCCGCCTGTAAAACCGAGCAGGAGCGCTTCCGTGATAAAGGCGCCGAGGATGTCCCTTCGCTGGAACCCGAGGGCGCGCAGGACGCCGATTTCACTGACGCGGTTGGCCACGGCCGCATACATGGTGATCATGGCGCCGATAATTGCGCCGAGGGAGAATATGATGGTCAATGACATTCCCATGATCCGGAGGAACTTGGCCATGACCTCGGACTGATCCGCATAATACGTGGTTTCCCGCTTGACCTCTACGGTCAGGCGGGGGTCGCTCTCCAGATCGGCCTTGAGCTTTTTGAATTTTGACGGATCGCTGAGCTTGAAGATCACGGACGAATAGACCGGCCTGCGGAATGCCTGCATGAGCTGGTCCGCGTCCCCCCAAATTTCGGAGCTGAAACCGGTGTTCCCTGAATCAAATACCCCGACCACGGTCCAGTCCCTCATGCCGAAGCGGAGGGTCTCCCCCATGCCGCCTCCCTTGAATCGTTTCGATATGTTCTGGCCGGCGATGATCTCGGATGAACCCGGCCTGGGCATCCGCCCCCGGGCCAGCTTCACCTGCGGCCGCAGAAAGAGCGATGGGTCGGAAATCCCCCGGATCACGACATTGGAGGGCTTGTCGGTCCCCCGCTTGGGAAGGCTGATCAGGACCACCACCTCTTTGGCCAGAAGCCTCCGCCCGTCCGTACCCATGGCCGCCTCGGGCCGGGTTTCCACGATGGAGGCCTGAAGCCGATCAATCCCGCTCTGGACTTCAGTCTCAGCCCCCTTCCGGATGACCACCACGTTATCGTAGGACCCGGTCTCCACGAGGGTCTTCCTGAGTCCTGCAGAGAGCATGAGGATCGATGCGAAAACAAGGACCACCAGGGCCATGCCGGAGGCGGTGAGCACGGTGGTGAGACGGCGGGTCAGGAGATTACGGTAACTGTATGAGAAGGGTATCTTCATCTAACCGATCCTCCTCAGCCCGT
Proteins encoded:
- a CDS encoding multidrug ABC transporter permease; translation: MKIPFSYSYRNLLTRRLTTVLTASGMALVVLVFASILMLSAGLRKTLVETGSYDNVVVIRKGAETEVQSGIDRLQASIVETRPEAAMGTDGRRLLAKEVVVLISLPKRGTDKPSNVVIRGISDPSLFLRPQVKLARGRMPRPGSSEIIAGQNISKRFKGGGMGETLRFGMRDWTVVGVFDSGNTGFSSEIWGDADQLMQAFRRPVYSSVIFKLSDPSKFKKLKADLESDPRLTVEVKRETTYYADQSEVMAKFLRIMGMSLTIIFSLGAIIGAMITMYAAVANRVSEIGVLRALGFQRRDILGAFITEALLLGFTGGCAGLFLASFLQLFTISTMNFQTFSELAFSFSLTFEIVYKSLGFSLIMGLAGGLLPAVRASRMNIVEALRTS